From the Streptococcus sanguinis genome, the window CAAACTGCCTTGTCTCCATGAGCCAAGATGACACCTGGTGTTCCTTCAATATCGCCACTTTCGCGAATGGGTGCCTTGGTACCCAGCTGCAAACAGTCTGTCAGGGAAACTTCTACCTGAGAATGTTTGCGAACAGGCCCCAGAATAACCACATTGTGAAAAGCGCCTTTTGGACCGACAACTGTCAGCCTTTCTTGACTAGCGAACTGGCCTGGCTGTGATAGGTCTTTTGCTTTTGTTAATTGATAGTTGGGACCAAACAAGGCTTCCAAATCTTCCTGACTCAAATGGACATGACGTCCGCTCGCTTCTACCTCAAATGACCCCTGCAATTCTTCCTGAACTTTATCAATTACTTTATTTACCAAATTTTCTAAAGTCATTGCTGTTCTTCTTTCTCTTGTTATTAGCTTGCTATCAACCAGAGCAAGACTTCAATTGATTTTAATAATTGAGAAACCTTACAAGCAAATTGATCTCTGTCACCATCAGCAGCCTGCTCCAATTCTTTGCGCAGGAGAGTCGTTTCGATATATGTTTCATAGCAATTCAGCTGCCAAGTCGGTTCTTGGTAACTCATCATAACCGTTTCTTGATCGAGCTGTCGACTGACCCGAATGGCCTGCAATTCTGCATTGCTAGGCAGGTCTGTCTGGTAATCAGAAATATCATCCAGAATATGATGGCCGACGATTTGTTCTACTATGTTCAATAGTTGGCCAACTTGCTCACACTTTTCATCCTGAAAAGCCTGATGCAATTCTCTCTGGTTCTTCAAAAAGCAAGTATAAAGTTTAGTCAGTCTAAATAGTCGTGGATACACAGCAGAGTCCTCAAGGTTTGTAATCGGCACCCTGATAGCATCAGCAGCTGAGGCTGTTTTCCCTTTGGTCTGACCTGAAGAAATAATTCGAATATGGTGATCATTGAGAAAACCTCTGGCTGCTGGCGTCAGTTTTTCATCTTTGTTTAATTCAAAGACACCGTTATCAGCGAGAACGGATTCTCTATAAAGCTTTCTGATCTTAGCTTCTGTAAAAACTGACATGTATTCACATCCTTCTACTCCGTTGATACTCTGTGAAAATCAATCTGATACTCTCCGAAAATCAACATTTCTGTCTAGTATCGGGCTGCTGCCCATAAGCTTCATTTTCACTGAGTATTCTATT encodes:
- the eutD gene encoding ethanolamine utilization phosphate acetyltransferase EutD, whose product is MTLENLVNKVIDKVQEELQGSFEVEASGRHVHLSQEDLEALFGPNYQLTKAKDLSQPGQFASQERLTVVGPKGAFHNVVILGPVRKHSQVEVSLTDCLQLGTKAPIRESGDIEGTPGVILAHGDKAVCLDKGLIVAKRHVHMTPEDAERLNVKNHEIVQVRVEGARPLIFDDVVIRVSPKFATYMHIDYDEANACGFKKGTRGRIIKK